The Xanthomonas sp. DAR 34887 genome has a segment encoding these proteins:
- a CDS encoding molybdopterin-dependent oxidoreductase, giving the protein MDGAHVPAAYAVADTAARRTLTRSTCCYCGVGCGVLIETEHAADGTARIVGIEGDPEHPANYGRLCSKGRTLPDTVRSLQGRALQPELRTHRDAPRRAVDWAVALDSVAERLAGIVERHGPDAVAFYLSGQLLTEDYYVFNKLAKGLLGTNNIDTNSRLCMSSAVSGYKLALGADGPPTCYEDLELARTVLLAGSNMAYAHPVLFRRLEDARARDPDVRWIVVDPRRTDTAAMADLHLPIQPGTDVALFNGMLHHLIWEDRIDRAFIAAHTQGFAELRQTLREYTPAMAADICGIPVADLVQAAEWFGRDAPALSLYCMGLNQSAHGTDKNLALIHLHLATAQIGKPGAGPFSLTGQPNAMGGREVGGMATMLAAHREIASASDRAELERLWQLPAERLSARPGLPAVALFDALRRGQVKAVWIACTNPVHSMPDIAQVRDALRQAELVIVQDAFVHTDTVPYADVLLPAASWGEKEGTVTNSERRVSRVRKALPVAGAARPDWWIANEVARRLEARLDAPATGSRFGFADTAAVFDEHRALTLGRDLDIGGLDYARLDAQGSQQWPLPAGAAHGQARRYADGVFATADGRARFHPTPYKPVAEPTSARFPLRLLSGRLRDQWHGMSRSGRVPALFAHSPQPGLRMHPQDAARRGLCDGDLVRVVSKRGSLVLPLQACEEMRSGDVFAAMHWNAQFLDSGGVNELSLGTVDARSQQPELKHAAVRVEKAGFGWHLLLARRGDALALQAAAQPWLRDFGYAALSLQAEAGEQEQAWLVLRAAAEQAPAPAQLEALAQALALAGGDADTLEYRDARRGLLKRVAWRGAAPTSYLDGLLLAGEQRDATGEALLERALSGEAWYGARLAAFALAGGVARDPVVCQCTQVRESAIRAEAARGAAPAEIRARLGCGSVCGSCMPQVLRLCATAASA; this is encoded by the coding sequence ATGGACGGCGCGCACGTGCCCGCAGCGTACGCGGTCGCGGACACCGCGGCGCGGCGCACGCTGACCCGGTCGACCTGCTGCTACTGCGGCGTCGGCTGCGGCGTGCTGATCGAGACCGAGCATGCTGCCGACGGCACCGCGCGCATCGTCGGCATCGAAGGCGATCCCGAGCACCCGGCCAACTACGGCCGGCTGTGCAGCAAGGGCCGCACCTTGCCGGACACCGTGCGCAGCCTGCAGGGCCGCGCGCTGCAGCCGGAACTGCGCACGCATCGCGATGCGCCGCGGCGCGCGGTGGACTGGGCGGTGGCGCTGGACAGCGTGGCCGAGCGCCTGGCCGGCATCGTCGAACGGCATGGGCCGGATGCGGTGGCGTTCTACCTGTCCGGGCAACTGCTGACCGAGGACTACTACGTCTTCAACAAGCTGGCCAAGGGCCTGCTCGGCACCAACAACATCGACACCAATTCGCGGCTGTGCATGTCCAGCGCAGTCAGCGGCTACAAGCTGGCGCTGGGCGCGGACGGCCCGCCGACCTGCTACGAAGATCTGGAACTGGCAAGAACCGTGCTGCTCGCCGGCAGCAACATGGCCTACGCGCATCCGGTGCTGTTCCGTCGGCTGGAGGACGCGCGCGCGCGCGATCCGGACGTGCGCTGGATCGTGGTCGATCCGCGCCGCACCGACACCGCGGCGATGGCCGACCTGCATCTGCCGATCCAGCCCGGAACCGATGTGGCGCTGTTCAACGGCATGCTGCATCACCTGATCTGGGAAGACCGCATCGATCGCGCGTTCATCGCCGCGCACACGCAGGGCTTCGCCGAACTGCGGCAGACATTGCGCGAATACACACCGGCGATGGCCGCCGACATCTGCGGCATCCCGGTCGCCGACCTGGTGCAGGCGGCGGAATGGTTCGGCCGCGATGCGCCGGCACTGTCGCTGTACTGCATGGGCCTGAACCAGTCCGCGCACGGCACCGACAAGAACCTGGCGCTGATCCACCTGCACCTGGCCACCGCGCAGATCGGCAAGCCGGGTGCCGGCCCGTTCTCGCTGACCGGACAACCGAACGCGATGGGCGGGCGCGAGGTCGGCGGCATGGCGACGATGCTGGCCGCACACCGCGAGATCGCCAGCGCCAGCGATCGTGCCGAGCTCGAACGGCTGTGGCAGCTGCCGGCCGAACGCCTGTCGGCGCGTCCCGGCCTGCCGGCGGTGGCGCTGTTCGATGCGTTGCGCCGCGGCCAGGTCAAGGCGGTGTGGATCGCCTGTACCAATCCCGTGCATTCGATGCCGGACATCGCACAGGTGCGCGACGCGCTGCGCCAGGCCGAGCTGGTGATCGTGCAGGACGCGTTCGTGCACACCGACACCGTGCCCTACGCCGACGTGCTGCTGCCGGCGGCGAGTTGGGGCGAGAAGGAGGGGACGGTGACCAACTCCGAACGCCGCGTCTCGCGCGTGCGCAAGGCGCTGCCGGTGGCGGGCGCGGCCAGGCCGGACTGGTGGATCGCCAACGAAGTGGCGCGGCGGCTGGAAGCGCGGCTGGACGCGCCGGCGACCGGCTCGCGCTTCGGCTTCGCCGATACCGCGGCGGTGTTCGACGAGCACCGTGCATTGACGCTCGGCCGCGACCTGGATATCGGCGGGCTCGACTATGCGCGGCTGGACGCGCAGGGCTCGCAGCAATGGCCGCTGCCGGCCGGCGCCGCGCACGGCCAGGCGCGGCGCTATGCCGACGGCGTGTTTGCCACCGCCGACGGCCGCGCGCGTTTCCATCCCACGCCGTACAAGCCGGTCGCCGAACCGACCTCCGCGCGCTTTCCGCTGCGCCTGCTGAGCGGGCGCCTGCGCGACCAGTGGCACGGCATGTCGCGCAGCGGGCGGGTGCCGGCGTTGTTCGCGCACAGCCCGCAGCCGGGCCTGCGCATGCATCCGCAGGATGCGGCGCGGCGCGGACTGTGCGATGGCGACCTGGTGCGCGTCGTCAGCAAGCGCGGCAGCCTGGTGCTGCCGCTGCAAGCGTGCGAGGAGATGCGCTCGGGCGACGTGTTCGCGGCGATGCACTGGAACGCGCAGTTCCTCGACAGCGGCGGCGTCAACGAACTCAGCCTGGGCACGGTGGATGCGCGCTCGCAGCAGCCCGAGCTCAAGCACGCCGCGGTGCGCGTGGAGAAGGCCGGATTCGGCTGGCATCTGCTGCTGGCGCGGCGCGGCGACGCGCTCGCGTTGCAGGCGGCGGCGCAACCCTGGTTGCGCGACTTCGGCTATGCCGCGTTGAGCCTGCAGGCCGAGGCCGGCGAACAGGAACAGGCGTGGCTGGTGCTGCGCGCCGCCGCCGAGCAGGCGCCGGCGCCGGCGCAGCTGGAAGCGCTGGCGCAGGCGTTGGCGTTGGCCGGCGGCGACGCCGATACCCTCGAATACCGCGACGCGCGCCGCGGCCTGCTCAAGCGCGTGGCCTGGCGCGGTGCCGCGCCGACCAGCTATCTCGATGGCCTGCTGCTGGCCGGTGAGCAGCGCGATGCAACGGGCGAAGCCTTGCTCGAGCGCGCATTGAGCGGCGAGGCCTGGTACGGCGCGCGGTTGGCGGCTTTCGCGCTGGCTGGCGGCGTGGCGCGCGATCCGGTGGTGTGCCAGTGCACGCAGGTGCGCGAATCGGCGATCCGCGCCGAAGCCGCGCGCGGTGCGGCGCCCGCCGAGATCCGCGCCCGGCTGGGCTGCGGCAGCGTCTGCGGCTCGTGCATGCCGCAGGTGTTGCGGCTGTGCGCCACGGCCGCAAGCGCATGA
- the nirD gene encoding nitrite reductase small subunit NirD: protein MHATASDLPASDRSTADAGARHWIRICRLDDIPALGARVLEIAGVDPIALFRTAGDRVFALADRCPHKGGPLSQGIVAGDSVTCPLHSWNIALDSGQACAPDVGCARRYPVRVDDGDVWLSLQVAG, encoded by the coding sequence ATGCACGCAACCGCTTCCGACCTCCCCGCGTCCGACCGCAGCACCGCCGACGCCGGCGCCCGGCACTGGATCCGCATCTGCCGGCTCGACGACATCCCGGCGCTCGGCGCGCGCGTGCTGGAGATCGCCGGTGTGGATCCGATCGCGCTGTTCCGTACCGCGGGCGACCGCGTGTTCGCGCTGGCCGATCGTTGCCCGCACAAGGGCGGGCCGCTGTCGCAAGGTATCGTCGCCGGCGACAGCGTCACCTGCCCGCTGCACAGCTGGAACATCGCCCTGGACAGCGGCCAGGCCTGCGCGCCGGACGTGGGCTGCGCCCGCCGCTATCCGGTGCGCGTGGACGACGGCGATGTGTGGCTGTCGTTGCAGGTCGCCGGCTGA
- the cobA gene encoding uroporphyrinogen-III C-methyltransferase, whose amino-acid sequence MVLLSAGPGDLELLTLKAVKALAAAQVLLLDDLVNPDIVQFAPQARVIRVGKRGGCRSTPQDFICRLMRRYALQGARVVRAKGGEALLFGRAGEEIAFLRASGVEVSIVNGVSAGFAAAAGLGMSLTHRDHCHGITFVTAHTQDHGEPDWAALCATRTTLAIYMGMGRIAALTAALLRHLPGATPAAVVQSASLPQQAQLLTTLERLTADVQGLGTGAPGVILIGGAVGEAQVQLAQLHAMQATA is encoded by the coding sequence GTGGTGCTGCTGTCGGCCGGACCCGGCGACCTGGAACTGCTGACGCTGAAGGCGGTCAAGGCGCTGGCCGCGGCGCAGGTGCTGTTGCTCGACGATCTGGTCAATCCCGATATCGTGCAGTTCGCGCCGCAGGCGCGGGTGATCCGCGTCGGCAAGCGCGGCGGCTGCCGTTCCACGCCGCAGGATTTCATCTGCCGGCTGATGCGGCGTTATGCGCTGCAGGGCGCCAGGGTGGTGCGCGCCAAGGGCGGCGAAGCGCTGCTGTTCGGCCGTGCCGGCGAGGAGATCGCATTCCTGCGCGCATCGGGCGTGGAGGTGAGCATCGTCAACGGCGTCAGCGCCGGCTTCGCCGCGGCGGCCGGGCTGGGGATGTCGCTGACCCATCGCGACCATTGCCACGGCATCACCTTCGTCACCGCGCATACCCAGGACCATGGCGAGCCGGACTGGGCGGCGCTGTGCGCCACGCGCACCACGCTGGCGATCTACATGGGCATGGGCCGCATCGCGGCGCTGACGGCGGCCTTGCTGAGACACCTGCCCGGCGCTACGCCGGCGGCGGTGGTGCAATCGGCGAGCCTGCCGCAGCAAGCGCAGTTGCTGACGACCTTGGAGCGCCTGACGGCCGATGTGCAGGGCCTTGGCACCGGCGCACCCGGGGTGATCCTGATCGGCGGCGCGGTGGGCGAAGCGCAGGTGCAGCTGGCGCAACTGCACGCGATGCAAGCGACGGCCTGA
- a CDS encoding DUF2934 domain-containing protein translates to MDAETRQRRIEQLAHEIWEAEGRPDGRAARHWAMAERLVDAEARADPQDHSLSPANNGPATS, encoded by the coding sequence ATGGACGCAGAAACACGCCAGCGCCGCATCGAACAACTCGCACACGAAATCTGGGAAGCCGAAGGCCGGCCCGACGGCCGCGCCGCCCGCCACTGGGCCATGGCCGAACGCCTGGTCGACGCCGAAGCCCGCGCCGATCCGCAAGACCACTCGCTTTCCCCGGCCAATAACGGCCCCGCCACGTCGTAA
- the glgX gene encoding glycogen debranching protein GlgX: protein MPLRKLARRSRIREGRSFPLGATWDGLGVNFALYSSNATKVELCLFDERGREVERIVLPEYTDEIWHGYLPDARPGQLYGYRVYGPYAPDAGHRFNPNKLLLDPYAKQLVGELKWAPALFGYTIGHKDADLSFDRRDSAAYVPKCAVIDPAFTWGKDQRLQTPWDRTVIYETHVRGTTMRHPSVPEAWRGTFSGLKVDEVVEHIKRLGMTAVELLPVHAFVDDEYLLKQGLRNYWGYNTIGFFAPQPRYMATRTVAEFKQMVARLHHAGLEVILDVVYNHTAEGNELGPTLSFKGIDNASYYRLAENRRFYINDTGTGNTFDLTNAGALRMVNDSLRYWVSEMHVDGFRFDLATILGREHHGFDPKGGFLDACRQDPLLSQVKLIAEPWDVGPGGYQVGGFPPGWSEWNDKFRDNVRAFWRGDEGQLAELATRLTGSADLFNHRGRRPTASVNFVTAHDGFTLHDLVSYAHKHNEANGEDNRDGSDNNISANYGVEGESDDPEINALRLRQMRNMLATLLLSQGTPMLLAGDEFGRSKGGNNNTYCQDNELTWLNWESGERAQRLTAFVTRLTHLRAHYPLLHRARFFDGVYDEELGIKDVTWLAPDGEEMTEASWHDPHARALMMRLDGKAPSSGLRQAASNVTLLMIVNGATEDVTFTLPMVEGEHWRVLIDTAERDHERGLPGGSQWHGICRSLTLLAAERDGKAAAAQHQNAAPPPATAA from the coding sequence ATGCCGCTTCGCAAGCTCGCCCGCCGCTCCCGCATCCGCGAAGGCCGTTCGTTTCCGCTCGGCGCCACCTGGGATGGCCTGGGCGTCAACTTCGCGCTGTACTCGAGCAACGCCACCAAGGTCGAGCTGTGCCTGTTCGACGAGCGCGGCCGCGAGGTCGAGCGCATCGTGCTGCCCGAATACACCGACGAGATCTGGCACGGCTACCTGCCCGACGCGCGCCCCGGCCAGCTCTACGGTTACCGCGTGTACGGCCCGTACGCGCCCGATGCCGGGCACCGCTTCAATCCCAACAAGCTGCTGCTCGACCCCTACGCCAAGCAATTGGTCGGCGAGTTGAAATGGGCGCCGGCGCTGTTCGGCTACACCATCGGCCACAAGGACGCGGACCTGAGTTTCGACCGTCGCGACAGCGCCGCCTACGTGCCCAAGTGCGCGGTGATCGATCCGGCCTTCACCTGGGGCAAGGACCAGCGCCTGCAGACGCCCTGGGACCGCACGGTGATCTACGAGACCCACGTGCGCGGCACCACCATGCGCCATCCGTCGGTGCCCGAGGCCTGGCGCGGCACCTTCTCCGGGCTGAAGGTGGACGAGGTGGTGGAGCACATCAAGCGGCTCGGCATGACCGCGGTGGAATTGCTGCCGGTGCACGCCTTCGTCGACGACGAATACCTGCTCAAGCAGGGCCTGCGCAACTACTGGGGCTACAACACCATCGGCTTCTTCGCGCCGCAACCGCGCTACATGGCCACGCGCACCGTGGCCGAGTTCAAGCAGATGGTGGCGCGCCTGCACCACGCCGGGCTGGAGGTGATCCTGGACGTGGTCTACAACCACACCGCCGAAGGCAACGAGCTGGGGCCGACGCTGTCGTTCAAGGGCATCGACAACGCCAGCTACTACCGCCTCGCCGAAAACCGCCGCTTCTATATCAACGACACCGGCACCGGCAACACCTTCGACCTGACCAATGCCGGCGCGCTGCGCATGGTCAACGACTCGCTGCGCTACTGGGTGTCGGAAATGCACGTGGACGGGTTCCGCTTCGACCTGGCCACCATCCTAGGCCGCGAGCACCACGGTTTCGATCCCAAGGGCGGCTTCCTCGACGCCTGTCGCCAGGACCCGCTGCTGAGCCAGGTCAAGCTGATCGCCGAGCCGTGGGACGTGGGCCCGGGCGGCTACCAGGTCGGCGGCTTCCCGCCGGGCTGGTCGGAATGGAACGACAAGTTCCGCGACAACGTGCGCGCGTTCTGGCGCGGGGACGAAGGCCAGCTGGCGGAACTGGCCACGCGCCTGACGGGCTCGGCCGACCTGTTCAACCACCGCGGCCGCCGCCCCACCGCCTCGGTCAACTTCGTCACCGCCCACGACGGCTTCACCCTGCACGACCTGGTCAGCTACGCGCACAAGCACAACGAGGCCAACGGCGAAGACAACCGCGACGGTTCGGACAACAACATCTCGGCCAACTACGGGGTCGAGGGCGAGAGCGACGACCCGGAGATCAACGCCCTGCGCCTGCGGCAGATGCGCAACATGCTGGCCACCCTGCTGCTGTCGCAGGGCACGCCGATGCTGCTGGCCGGCGACGAGTTCGGACGCAGCAAGGGCGGCAACAACAACACCTACTGCCAGGACAACGAGCTGACCTGGCTGAACTGGGAAAGCGGCGAGCGCGCGCAGCGCCTGACCGCGTTCGTGACGCGCCTGACCCATCTGCGCGCGCATTACCCGCTGCTGCACCGCGCACGCTTCTTCGACGGCGTCTACGATGAAGAACTGGGCATCAAGGACGTGACCTGGCTAGCGCCGGATGGCGAGGAGATGACCGAGGCGTCCTGGCACGATCCGCACGCACGCGCACTGATGATGCGCCTGGACGGCAAAGCGCCGTCCAGCGGCCTGCGCCAGGCGGCATCGAACGTGACCTTGCTGATGATCGTCAACGGCGCCACCGAGGACGTGACCTTCACCTTGCCGATGGTCGAAGGCGAGCACTGGCGCGTGCTGATCGACACCGCCGAACGCGACCACGAACGCGGCCTGCCCGGCGGCTCGCAATGGCATGGCATCTGCCGCTCGCTGACCCTGCTGGCGGCGGAGCGCGACGGCAAGGCCGCCGCCGCCCAGCACCAGAACGCGGCGCCGCCGCCGGCAACGGCGGCGTAA
- the malQ gene encoding 4-alpha-glucanotransferase has protein sequence MTDSSLHTLASAAGLLVDWIDASDTPRTVGTDTLRSVLGALGLDAHDDAACRDSLRRLQASGGSAAPLLTADVGTPIDAGGTPDAAYRLEHEDGSRHDGRFDAQGRVAAVDRHGYWTLQHGDRSTTLAVAPPRCYGVADAVGEDAPRRWGLSLQVYSAQGPHDAGIGDADGVASWAERIARAGGDAIALSPVHAARPIGTHYSPYSPGDRRFLDPLQAAPARVLGTAAAQRAMQAAGLEQAFADARTRALIDWPASAATKWQWLRQLHADFAQADPALHADFAAFQHERGSALRDYAAFAARDFGDADPALHSFAQWLATRSWAAVQRQARDAGMGIGLIADLAVGFDSGGAEAAAWPQAVLAGLELGAPPDAFNGDGQAWGIGGYSPTGLRASGFAPFIDLLRAVMRDRGGVRIDHILGLLRLWTIPRGASSADGVYLRYPLHDLLRLLALESWRHRAIVIGEDLGVVPDGIRAELSQRGVMGIDVLLFTRDAKGAFLPPAQWRGDAIATTTTHDLPTLRGWRRGEDIDWRRRLQLSDAAQQRADHQTRSADVAHMDAAVAAALPQAHDPELDALRFVAATPSPLALLPAEDALGLDQQPNLPGTVDGHPNWRRRLPAADAVAAATPLDTRLEAFAHARRTASPAQGTDA, from the coding sequence ATGACCGATAGCTCCCTGCACACCTTGGCGTCCGCCGCCGGCCTGCTGGTCGACTGGATCGACGCCTCCGATACGCCGCGTACGGTCGGCACCGACACGCTGCGCAGCGTGCTTGGCGCGCTTGGCCTGGACGCGCACGACGACGCCGCCTGCCGCGACAGCCTGCGCCGGCTGCAGGCCAGCGGCGGCAGCGCCGCGCCGCTGCTGACCGCCGACGTCGGCACGCCGATCGACGCGGGCGGCACGCCGGACGCGGCGTACCGGCTCGAGCACGAGGACGGCAGCCGCCACGATGGCCGCTTCGACGCGCAGGGCCGCGTCGCCGCGGTCGATCGCCACGGCTACTGGACCCTGCAGCACGGCGACCGCAGCACCACGCTGGCGGTGGCGCCGCCGCGTTGCTACGGCGTGGCCGACGCGGTCGGCGAGGACGCGCCACGGCGCTGGGGCCTGTCGCTGCAGGTGTATTCGGCGCAAGGCCCGCACGACGCCGGCATCGGCGATGCCGATGGCGTGGCCAGCTGGGCCGAGCGCATCGCGCGTGCCGGCGGCGATGCGATCGCCCTGAGCCCGGTGCATGCGGCGCGGCCGATCGGCACGCACTACAGCCCGTATTCGCCGGGCGACCGCCGTTTCCTGGATCCGTTGCAGGCCGCCCCGGCGCGCGTGCTCGGCACCGCCGCGGCGCAGCGCGCCATGCAGGCGGCCGGGCTGGAACAGGCCTTCGCCGACGCGCGGACGCGCGCGCTGATCGACTGGCCGGCCTCGGCGGCGACCAAGTGGCAGTGGCTGCGTCAGCTGCATGCCGATTTCGCCCAGGCCGACCCCGCGCTGCACGCGGATTTCGCCGCATTCCAGCACGAGCGCGGCAGCGCGCTGCGCGACTACGCCGCGTTCGCCGCGCGCGACTTCGGCGATGCCGATCCGGCCCTGCACAGCTTCGCGCAGTGGCTGGCCACGCGCAGTTGGGCCGCCGTGCAGCGGCAGGCGCGCGATGCCGGCATGGGCATCGGCCTGATCGCCGACCTGGCGGTGGGCTTCGATTCCGGCGGCGCCGAGGCCGCGGCCTGGCCGCAGGCGGTGCTGGCCGGGCTGGAACTGGGCGCGCCACCGGATGCATTCAACGGCGACGGTCAGGCCTGGGGCATCGGCGGCTATTCGCCGACCGGGCTGCGCGCCAGCGGCTTCGCGCCCTTCATCGATCTGCTGCGTGCGGTGATGCGCGACCGCGGCGGCGTGCGCATCGACCACATCCTCGGCCTGCTGCGGCTGTGGACGATTCCGCGCGGCGCCAGTTCGGCCGACGGCGTGTACCTGCGGTACCCGCTGCACGACCTGCTGCGCCTGCTGGCGCTGGAATCGTGGCGGCACCGCGCGATCGTGATCGGCGAAGATCTGGGCGTGGTGCCGGACGGCATCCGCGCCGAACTGTCGCAGCGCGGAGTGATGGGCATCGACGTGCTGCTGTTCACCCGCGACGCCAAGGGCGCGTTCCTGCCGCCGGCGCAGTGGCGCGGCGACGCGATCGCCACCACCACCACCCACGACCTGCCGACGCTGCGCGGCTGGCGCCGCGGCGAGGACATCGACTGGCGCCGCCGCCTGCAGCTGTCCGATGCCGCGCAGCAGCGCGCCGACCACCAGACCCGCAGCGCCGACGTGGCGCACATGGACGCCGCGGTCGCCGCAGCGCTGCCGCAGGCGCACGACCCGGAACTGGACGCGCTGCGCTTCGTCGCCGCCACGCCCTCGCCGCTGGCGCTGCTGCCGGCCGAGGACGCGCTGGGCCTGGACCAGCAACCCAATCTGCCCGGCACCGTCGATGGCCACCCGAACTGGCGCCGGCGCTTGCCGGCGGCGGACGCGGTGGCCGCCGCCACGCCGCTCGACACCCGCCTGGAGGCGTTCGCGCACGCGCGTCGCACCGCCTCCCCCGCGCAAGGAACCGACGCATGA
- the treY gene encoding malto-oligosyltrehalose synthase, with the protein MSFTPLRATARLQLHAGFTLLDAAAQVPYYAGLGISHLYLSPIGSAVPGSTHGYDVTDPRQVNPELGGEPALLHLSERARAHGMGLILDIVPNHMAAHAANPWWWDVLKHGRRSRHAGWFDIDWRAPGRDGKLWLPVLDRNYAQALSEGALQLRVAEDGEVQLEHHDQRFPIRLEGAVAQDSPAARQAWAARLNDAARLGDDALHRLIERQCYRLAWWRVGNDMLNYRRFFDITSLAALRVEQNEVFAAVHELPLRLVAEGHLDGVRVDHVDGLADPTGYVQRLRAQLDRAGRRRGIAAGGIALYIEKILAPQETLRSDWPCDGSTGYDFMDQVAGVLHDPAGAAPLTALWRRETGRSGDFGQEQRAARDEILQGSLQTEFVRTVQALAAAAHLDPLTREFSPQMLAHGLMALLRHFEVYRTYAGPDGLDEADAARLAQAAQRARAGAEPRVCAAIDAIERWSRDGRGTGKAQIALRRIVRRRIEQLSAPLNAKSVEDTAFYRHGVLLSRNEVGSDPDVFAWAPEDFHAANAARAQRHPRALLATATHDHKRGEDVRMRLAALSAQAPWWAEQVARFQALSADLLPAGSAMPLPGDVQMLWQMLVAAWPLELASDDDAGLADYAERIGAWQLKAAREAKLRTYWTWPDEAYERGARALLDAALLAPAGAPLREALAQAAAALAPAGALNSLVQTTLRLSVPGVPDLYQGSEGWDLSLVDPDNRRPVDYALRQAWLHDDTAPSALLRDWHSGHIKAWLTAQLLQLRGAHPALFAHGDYRPLQAQGPHAQHVLGFAREHAGKTLLVVVPRLAAAARALDAAAPLRAQFDWHNTFLTLPAAQYRDVLSGRDLAASASMPVADLLAEFPVAVLVAVP; encoded by the coding sequence ATGAGCTTCACCCCGCTGCGCGCCACCGCGCGCCTGCAATTGCACGCCGGATTCACCCTGCTCGACGCCGCCGCGCAGGTGCCCTACTACGCCGGCCTGGGCATCAGCCACCTGTACCTGTCGCCGATCGGCAGCGCCGTGCCCGGCTCCACCCACGGCTACGACGTCACCGATCCGCGCCAGGTCAATCCCGAACTCGGCGGCGAGCCGGCGCTGCTGCACCTGTCCGAGCGCGCGCGCGCGCACGGCATGGGCCTGATCCTGGACATCGTGCCCAACCACATGGCCGCCCACGCGGCCAATCCATGGTGGTGGGACGTGCTCAAGCATGGCCGGCGCAGCCGCCATGCCGGCTGGTTCGACATCGACTGGCGCGCGCCCGGGCGCGACGGCAAGCTGTGGCTGCCGGTGCTGGACCGCAACTATGCGCAGGCGCTGAGCGAAGGCGCGCTGCAGCTGCGCGTGGCCGAAGACGGCGAAGTGCAGCTGGAGCACCACGACCAACGCTTCCCGATCCGTCTGGAAGGCGCCGTGGCCCAGGATTCGCCGGCCGCGCGCCAGGCCTGGGCGGCGCGGCTCAACGACGCCGCCCGGCTGGGCGACGACGCCCTGCATCGGCTGATCGAGCGCCAGTGCTACCGGCTCGCCTGGTGGCGGGTCGGCAACGACATGCTCAACTACCGCCGCTTCTTCGACATCACCTCGTTGGCGGCGCTGCGCGTGGAGCAGAACGAGGTGTTCGCCGCGGTGCACGAACTGCCGCTGCGGCTGGTCGCCGAAGGCCACCTGGACGGCGTGCGCGTGGACCACGTCGATGGTCTGGCCGATCCCACCGGCTATGTGCAGCGGCTGCGCGCGCAGCTGGACCGCGCCGGGCGCCGCCGCGGCATCGCGGCCGGCGGCATCGCGCTGTACATCGAGAAAATCCTGGCGCCGCAGGAAACCCTGCGCAGCGACTGGCCATGCGATGGCAGCACCGGCTACGACTTCATGGACCAGGTCGCCGGCGTGCTGCACGATCCGGCCGGCGCCGCCCCGCTGACCGCGCTGTGGCGCCGCGAGACCGGCCGCAGCGGCGACTTCGGCCAGGAACAGCGCGCCGCGCGCGACGAGATCCTGCAGGGCTCGCTGCAGACCGAGTTCGTCCGCACCGTACAGGCGCTGGCCGCCGCCGCGCACCTGGATCCGCTCACCCGCGAGTTCAGCCCGCAGATGCTGGCGCACGGCCTGATGGCGCTGTTGCGGCACTTCGAGGTGTATCGCACCTACGCCGGTCCCGATGGCCTGGACGAAGCGGATGCGGCGCGCCTGGCGCAGGCCGCGCAGCGCGCGCGCGCCGGTGCCGAGCCGCGGGTGTGCGCGGCGATCGACGCGATCGAGCGCTGGAGCCGCGACGGCCGCGGCACCGGCAAGGCGCAGATCGCGCTGCGCCGCATCGTGCGCCGGCGCATCGAACAGCTGTCGGCACCGCTCAACGCCAAGTCGGTCGAGGACACCGCGTTCTACCGCCACGGCGTGCTGCTGTCGCGCAACGAGGTCGGCAGCGACCCGGACGTGTTCGCGTGGGCGCCGGAAGATTTCCACGCCGCCAACGCCGCGCGCGCGCAGCGCCACCCGCGTGCGCTGCTGGCCACCGCCACCCACGATCACAAGCGCGGCGAGGATGTGCGCATGCGCCTGGCCGCGCTCAGCGCGCAGGCGCCGTGGTGGGCCGAACAGGTCGCGCGCTTCCAGGCCTTGTCCGCCGACCTGCTGCCGGCCGGCAGCGCCATGCCGCTCCCCGGCGACGTGCAGATGCTGTGGCAGATGCTGGTCGCCGCCTGGCCGCTGGAACTGGCCAGCGACGACGACGCCGGCCTGGCCGACTACGCCGAGCGCATCGGCGCGTGGCAGCTGAAGGCCGCACGCGAGGCCAAGCTGCGCACCTACTGGACCTGGCCGGACGAGGCCTACGAACGCGGCGCGCGCGCACTGCTGGACGCCGCCCTGCTGGCGCCGGCCGGCGCGCCGCTGCGCGAGGCGCTGGCGCAGGCCGCGGCCGCGCTGGCCCCCGCCGGCGCGCTCAACAGCCTGGTGCAGACCACGCTGCGGCTGAGCGTGCCCGGCGTGCCCGACCTGTACCAGGGCAGCGAAGGCTGGGACCTGTCGCTGGTCGATCCGGACAACCGCCGCCCGGTGGACTACGCGCTGCGCCAGGCCTGGCTGCACGACGACACCGCACCGTCGGCGCTGCTGCGCGACTGGCACAGCGGCCACATCAAGGCCTGGTTGACCGCGCAGCTGTTGCAGCTGCGCGGCGCGCATCCGGCGCTGTTCGCGCATGGCGACTATCGCCCGCTGCAGGCGCAAGGTCCGCACGCGCAACACGTGCTCGGCTTCGCGCGCGAACACGCCGGCAAGACCCTGCTGGTGGTGGTGCCGCGCCTGGCCGCCGCGGCGCGGGCGCTCGATGCGGCGGCGCCGCTGCGTGCGCAGTTCGATTGGCATAACACCTTTCTGACGCTGCCCGCGGCACAGTACAGGGACGTGCTGAGCGGGCGCGACCTCGCGGCATCGGCCTCGATGCCGGTGGCGGACCTGCTCGCCGAGTTCCCGGTGGCCGTGTTGGTCGCCGTTCCCTGA